A portion of the Nitratidesulfovibrio termitidis HI1 genome contains these proteins:
- a CDS encoding PLD nuclease N-terminal domain-containing protein, which produces MNMALLIPLLAIPILPNLWCIWHSYKHEFDRPAEKALWMAAGIFLPVLGGLAYLVFGQRHARKP; this is translated from the coding sequence ATGAACATGGCCCTGCTCATCCCCCTGCTTGCCATTCCCATCTTGCCCAACCTGTGGTGCATCTGGCATTCTTACAAGCACGAGTTCGACCGCCCGGCAGAAAAGGCCCTGTGGATGGCGGCCGGGATATTCCTTCCCGTGCTCGGCGGCCTTGCCTACCTCGTCTTCGGCCAGCGGCACGCCCGCAAGCCGTGA
- the lspA gene encoding signal peptidase II — translation MRPRFVMVFSIAAAVIGLDQLTKLWAVTAIPEQHSVPVVTGFFDLVNVRNRGAAFGFLNRSDIEWQFWLFLVATVLAVWAIISLTRAAQDDKVLFTGFGCILGGALGNLIDRVRFRAVIDFLDFYVGDWHWPAFNVADIAICVGAFLAFIAMYRQPAPRNRSNAR, via the coding sequence ATGCGTCCCAGATTCGTCATGGTCTTCTCCATCGCCGCCGCCGTCATCGGCCTGGACCAGCTTACCAAGCTGTGGGCGGTGACGGCCATTCCGGAGCAGCATTCGGTGCCGGTCGTCACCGGGTTCTTCGACCTGGTCAACGTGCGCAACCGGGGGGCGGCCTTCGGCTTTCTGAACCGTTCCGACATCGAATGGCAGTTCTGGCTGTTCCTGGTGGCCACGGTGCTTGCCGTGTGGGCCATCATTTCGCTTACCCGCGCCGCGCAGGACGACAAGGTGCTGTTCACCGGGTTCGGCTGCATTCTCGGCGGCGCGCTCGGCAACCTCATCGACCGGGTGCGCTTTCGCGCGGTGATCGACTTTCTGGATTTCTACGTGGGCGACTGGCACTGGCCCGCTTTCAACGTGGCGGACATCGCCATCTGCGTGGGCGCGTTCCTGGCCTTCATCGCCATGTACCGCCAGCCCGCACCCCGCAACCGTTCGAACGCCCGGTAG
- the ileS gene encoding isoleucine--tRNA ligase, translated as MSDYKKTLHLPDTKFPMKANLTQREPEMLKFWEGIDAYAAMAQASGQKGQYVLHDGPPYANGHIHLGTALNKILKDMVVKSRNMQGYAARYVPGWDCHGLPIEHKVEQELGEKKKELPAHVVRKRCRQYAEKYLDIQRKEFRRLGVLGAWDKPYMTMDPAYESATARELGNFVAAGNVVRSKKPIYWCCSCQTALAEAEVEYYDHTSPSVFVRFPLRDAKAAEVLGLSAADAASAYIVIWTTTPWTLPDNMAVAVHPDHDYAVVRHDGAHYVLAAALVESSAKTFGWESYEIVATVPGAKLEGLAAAHPFYDRPSPVVLADYVVLDSGTGCVHTAPGHGREDYETGLRYGLEILSPLNDEGRFLDSVPFFAGLNVFEANPKVIEKLREVGHLLAERKISHSYPHCWRCKKPVIFRATTQWFIAMEKNDLRARALSAIRNDVRWIPAWGEERIHNMIEFRPDWCISRQRTWGVPIIALLCEGCGEAWNDAAWMRDIAERFAKHPTGCDYWYETPLEDIVPAGLACPHCGGNHWKKETDILDVWFDSGTSFSAVLEQRGDTAFPADLYLEGSDQHRGWFHSSLLASMGTRGVPPYRAVLTHGYVVDGEGRKMSKSIGNVVAPQEIIDKFGAEILRLWVASVDYREDIRISDEILSRLVDAYRRIRNTCRYLLGNIDDLTPEEIVPFSVMDPLDRYALDIMTDAHARIQEAYSEFEFHKVFHTLHNLCVTDLSAFYLDVLKDRLYASAKDSPERRSAQTALLHILLVLVRDMAPVLSFTAEEVFRHIPEALRPAVPTVFALRGSDTPLYNVSSDESERWEAVLAVRSEVTKAIEPLRKAGTVGHSLDTHVTLYADHKLATLLRAAGTDLRAVFIVSKLNIAPLEDAPHDAFASEEVKGLRIGVAKAPGAKCERCWIYHEELGADPDFPGACARCTTVLRTGGAE; from the coding sequence ATGGCGCAGGCCTCCGGCCAGAAGGGCCAGTACGTCCTGCACGACGGCCCCCCCTACGCCAACGGGCACATTCATCTGGGGACGGCGCTGAACAAGATCCTGAAGGACATGGTGGTCAAGTCGCGCAACATGCAGGGCTACGCCGCCCGCTACGTGCCCGGCTGGGACTGTCACGGCCTGCCCATCGAACACAAGGTGGAACAGGAACTGGGCGAAAAGAAAAAGGAACTGCCCGCCCACGTGGTGCGCAAGCGCTGCCGCCAGTACGCGGAAAAGTACCTGGACATCCAGCGCAAGGAATTCAGGCGGCTTGGCGTGCTGGGCGCCTGGGACAAGCCCTATATGACCATGGACCCGGCCTACGAATCCGCCACCGCACGCGAGCTCGGCAACTTCGTGGCCGCGGGCAACGTGGTGCGCAGCAAGAAGCCCATCTACTGGTGCTGCTCGTGCCAGACCGCCCTGGCCGAGGCCGAGGTGGAATACTACGATCACACCTCGCCCTCCGTCTTCGTGCGCTTTCCCCTGCGCGACGCCAAGGCGGCAGAAGTGCTGGGCCTGTCCGCGGCGGACGCTGCCAGTGCCTACATCGTCATCTGGACCACCACTCCCTGGACCCTGCCCGACAACATGGCCGTGGCCGTGCACCCCGACCATGACTACGCCGTGGTCCGCCACGACGGCGCGCACTACGTGCTGGCCGCCGCGCTGGTGGAAAGCAGCGCCAAGACCTTCGGCTGGGAAAGCTACGAAATCGTGGCCACCGTGCCCGGCGCCAAGCTGGAAGGCCTGGCCGCCGCGCACCCCTTCTACGACCGCCCCTCGCCGGTGGTGCTGGCCGACTACGTGGTGCTCGATTCCGGCACCGGCTGCGTGCACACCGCTCCCGGCCATGGCCGGGAGGACTACGAGACCGGCCTGCGCTACGGGCTGGAAATCCTGTCGCCGCTGAACGACGAAGGCCGCTTCCTTGATTCCGTGCCCTTCTTTGCCGGGCTGAACGTGTTCGAGGCCAACCCCAAGGTCATCGAAAAGCTGCGCGAAGTGGGCCACCTGCTGGCTGAACGCAAGATATCGCACAGCTACCCGCACTGCTGGCGCTGCAAGAAGCCGGTCATCTTCCGGGCCACCACCCAGTGGTTCATCGCCATGGAAAAGAACGACCTGCGCGCCCGCGCGCTGTCGGCCATCCGCAACGACGTGCGCTGGATTCCCGCCTGGGGCGAGGAACGCATCCACAACATGATCGAATTCCGCCCCGACTGGTGCATCTCGCGCCAGCGCACCTGGGGCGTGCCCATCATCGCCCTGCTCTGCGAAGGCTGCGGCGAAGCGTGGAACGACGCCGCCTGGATGCGCGACATTGCCGAGCGCTTCGCCAAGCACCCCACCGGCTGCGACTACTGGTACGAAACGCCGCTGGAAGACATCGTGCCCGCCGGTCTGGCCTGCCCGCACTGCGGCGGCAACCACTGGAAGAAGGAAACCGACATCCTGGACGTGTGGTTCGATTCGGGCACCAGCTTCTCCGCCGTGCTGGAACAGCGCGGCGACACCGCGTTCCCGGCGGACCTGTACCTGGAAGGCTCGGACCAGCATCGCGGCTGGTTCCACAGTTCCCTGCTGGCCTCCATGGGCACCCGCGGCGTGCCGCCCTACCGCGCCGTGCTCACCCACGGCTACGTGGTGGACGGTGAAGGCCGCAAGATGTCCAAGTCCATCGGCAACGTCGTCGCCCCGCAGGAGATCATCGACAAGTTCGGCGCGGAAATCCTGCGCCTGTGGGTGGCCTCCGTCGATTACCGCGAAGACATCCGCATCTCGGATGAAATCCTCAGCCGACTGGTGGACGCCTACCGGCGCATCCGCAACACCTGCCGCTATCTGCTCGGCAACATCGACGACCTGACGCCCGAGGAAATCGTGCCGTTCTCGGTCATGGACCCGCTGGACCGCTATGCCCTGGACATCATGACCGATGCCCACGCCCGCATCCAGGAGGCGTATTCCGAGTTCGAATTCCACAAGGTGTTCCACACCCTGCACAACCTGTGCGTGACCGACCTCAGCGCCTTCTACCTCGACGTGCTGAAGGACCGCCTGTACGCCTCGGCCAAGGACAGCCCGGAACGCCGCTCCGCCCAGACGGCGCTCCTGCACATCCTGCTGGTGCTGGTGCGCGACATGGCCCCGGTGCTCAGCTTCACGGCGGAGGAAGTGTTCCGGCACATCCCCGAGGCGCTGCGCCCCGCCGTGCCCACGGTATTCGCCCTGCGCGGGTCCGATACGCCGCTGTACAACGTCAGCTCCGACGAGAGCGAACGGTGGGAGGCGGTGCTGGCCGTGCGTTCCGAGGTGACCAAGGCCATCGAGCCGCTACGCAAGGCAGGCACGGTGGGCCATTCGCTGGACACCCACGTCACCCTGTACGCCGACCACAAGCTGGCCACCCTGCTGCGCGCCGCCGGCACCGACCTGCGCGCGGTGTTCATCGTCTCCAAGCTGAACATCGCCCCGCTGGAAGACGCGCCGCACGACGCCTTTGCCTCCGAAGAAGTCAAGGGCCTGCGCATCGGCGTGGCCAAGGCCCCCGGCGCCAAGTGCGAACGCTGCTGGATCTACCACGAGGAACTGGGTGCCGACCCCGACTTCCCCGGCGCCTGCGCCCGCTGCACCACGGTGCTGCGCACCGGCGGCGCCGAGTAA